In the Aneurinibacillus soli genome, one interval contains:
- the trpD gene encoding anthranilate phosphoribosyltransferase gives MIKQVLEQVMRGESLSSTNAQVAMESIMSGEVPPARIAAFLTALRIKGETVSEIIGFARAMRGKAISFPNMGEGLVDTCGTGGDGGISFNISTAAALVAAAGGARVAKHGNRAVSSKSGSADVLEALGVTITGTPEAAAECLKKTDVCFLFAPTYHTAMKYAAGVRRELGIRTVFNLLGPLTNPAGADRQLMGVYDRQMGESAARALCELGVQHALVVTGADGLDEISISGPTHVVEVSGGEVISRIIHPEEFGLPVYPIEAVAGGGAKANAEIIQRILAGERGAYRDIVVLNAGAALYVSNRAASIHEGVALASELLDSGRVQQKLEQIIQVTGGVSHAS, from the coding sequence ATGATTAAGCAAGTGTTGGAGCAAGTGATGAGAGGAGAGTCGTTATCGAGTACGAACGCACAGGTAGCGATGGAGAGCATTATGAGCGGTGAGGTGCCACCTGCTCGCATTGCGGCTTTTTTAACAGCGTTGCGGATCAAAGGTGAGACCGTGAGTGAAATTATTGGATTTGCGCGGGCAATGCGTGGCAAAGCGATTTCATTTCCAAATATGGGCGAAGGGCTAGTCGATACGTGTGGGACAGGAGGAGACGGCGGCATTTCTTTTAACATTTCCACGGCGGCGGCTCTTGTAGCAGCAGCAGGCGGCGCACGTGTTGCCAAGCATGGTAATCGGGCGGTATCAAGCAAAAGCGGCAGTGCTGATGTGCTTGAAGCACTCGGCGTCACGATTACCGGGACACCGGAGGCGGCAGCAGAGTGCTTGAAGAAAACAGATGTATGCTTTTTATTCGCACCCACTTATCATACGGCGATGAAATACGCAGCGGGCGTCCGGCGGGAGCTTGGCATTCGTACGGTATTTAACTTACTTGGTCCTCTGACAAATCCGGCAGGAGCGGATCGGCAGCTGATGGGGGTATATGATAGACAGATGGGAGAAAGCGCGGCACGTGCTCTATGCGAACTTGGTGTTCAACATGCGCTTGTTGTAACGGGAGCGGATGGACTGGATGAGATTAGCATTAGCGGCCCTACCCATGTGGTCGAAGTGTCTGGTGGCGAGGTTATCTCACGCATCATCCATCCAGAAGAATTCGGACTTCCGGTGTATCCGATAGAGGCAGTCGCGGGTGGAGGTGCTAAAGCCAATGCGGAGATTATTCAACGCATACTGGCAGGCGAGCGTGGAGCGTACCGTGATATTGTTGTGCTGAATGCCGGAGCGGCTCTGTATGTAAGCAACCGTGCCGCATCCATTCACGAAGGCGTAGCGCTTGCGAGTGAGCTGCTTGATTCTGGACGGGTACAGCAAAAGCTGGAACAGATCATTCAAGTAACAGGAGGAGTTAGCCATGCTTCGTAA
- the trpE gene encoding anthranilate synthase component I, whose amino-acid sequence MYTPSFEEVLHHGSTYNVIPIRYSFLADQATPIQLYETVRKPDSFLLESVEGGTRWARYSFIGLNPFLKCRVRDGALHVYRRGEVGTVYPGNPVEELRTLIDQFRSPRLADMPPFTGGAVGFLGYDTLQFVEALPKVAHDELALDTMNLLFVDEVIAYDHVRQEVSVIVNLLVPDNAQEAELQTAYIGVCSRIERIVKRLTASSTRLSHMGPIPREGAALSITSNMTKEQFIDRVQRAQEYIAAGDIFQVVLSQRFAAPSEADPLLVYRILRLTNPSPYMYYFEAEGTSVVGTSPELLVKVTGDKVETRPIAGTRPRGKNEAEDAALTADMLADQKELAEHLMLLDLGRNDVGRVASYGSVQVTQQMEVEYYSRVMHIVSHVCGELASDKEPFDALLSCFPAGTVSGSPKLRAMEIIAELEGEARGFYAGAVGYFSFCGNLDSCITIRTIVCKDGMAYVQAGAGIVADSVPESEYEETRNKAQAMFHALALAEKMTSLEEMRSHD is encoded by the coding sequence ATGTATACCCCATCTTTTGAAGAGGTGCTGCACCATGGCAGTACGTACAATGTTATTCCCATTCGCTATTCATTTCTCGCCGATCAGGCGACCCCCATTCAGTTATATGAAACCGTGCGTAAGCCGGATTCGTTTTTGCTAGAGAGTGTGGAAGGCGGCACGCGCTGGGCACGCTATTCGTTTATTGGTCTGAACCCGTTTTTAAAATGCCGGGTGCGGGATGGTGCGCTGCATGTGTATCGTCGAGGCGAAGTCGGCACAGTATATCCAGGCAATCCTGTTGAGGAGCTGCGCACGCTCATTGATCAGTTCCGCAGCCCACGACTTGCTGATATGCCTCCTTTCACCGGGGGAGCGGTTGGGTTTCTCGGCTATGATACGCTCCAGTTTGTCGAGGCATTGCCGAAAGTAGCCCATGACGAATTAGCACTTGATACGATGAATTTGCTGTTCGTTGATGAAGTCATCGCGTATGATCATGTGCGCCAGGAAGTAAGCGTGATTGTTAATCTGCTTGTGCCAGATAACGCACAGGAGGCAGAACTTCAGACGGCATACATAGGTGTATGCAGCCGAATTGAACGGATTGTGAAGCGCTTGACTGCTTCTTCTACTCGACTTTCTCACATGGGTCCGATCCCGCGAGAAGGGGCGGCGCTGTCGATTACAAGTAACATGACGAAAGAGCAGTTCATAGACCGGGTGCAGCGAGCCCAAGAATATATCGCAGCAGGGGATATTTTTCAAGTCGTGTTATCTCAGCGGTTTGCGGCACCGTCAGAGGCAGATCCATTGCTCGTTTACCGGATTCTTCGCCTGACGAATCCGTCGCCGTATATGTATTATTTTGAAGCAGAAGGAACGTCCGTTGTTGGTACATCACCCGAGTTGCTTGTGAAAGTGACGGGTGACAAAGTCGAAACCCGTCCGATCGCTGGGACGCGGCCACGCGGCAAAAACGAAGCAGAAGATGCCGCACTTACGGCTGATATGCTTGCGGATCAGAAGGAACTGGCCGAGCATCTTATGCTGCTTGACCTTGGGCGCAATGACGTTGGGCGCGTTGCAAGTTATGGCAGCGTGCAGGTCACACAGCAGATGGAAGTAGAGTATTATTCACGCGTTATGCATATCGTATCGCACGTATGTGGAGAGCTTGCTTCCGATAAAGAGCCGTTCGATGCACTCTTGTCTTGCTTCCCGGCAGGGACGGTATCCGGTTCGCCGAAGCTTCGAGCGATGGAAATTATTGCGGAGCTGGAAGGAGAGGCACGCGGTTTTTATGCGGGAGCGGTTGGGTATTTTAGCTTCTGTGGCAATTTAGATTCGTGCATTACAATTCGTACGATTGTATGCAAAGACGGGATGGCGTACGTGCAGGCGGGAGCAGGCATTGTGGCTGATTCCGTACCAGAGAGTGAATATGAAGAGACGAGAAATAAGGCGCAGGCGATGTTTCATGCGTTAGCGCTAGCTGAGAAAATGACGAGTTTAGAGGAGATGAGAAGTCATGATTAA
- the aroH gene encoding chorismate mutase, translating into MAVRGIRGAITVDANEESSILAATGQLMHELIAVNELHADDVASVIITVTHDLDAAFPARAIRAIEGWDLVPLLCSNEIPVPGSLAKCVRVMMLVNTEKSIHEVRHVFLGGAAALRPDLRAEAK; encoded by the coding sequence ATGGCAGTACGTGGAATACGCGGCGCGATTACAGTCGATGCGAATGAAGAGAGTAGTATTTTGGCTGCGACAGGCCAGTTAATGCATGAATTGATTGCGGTCAATGAATTGCATGCAGATGATGTGGCTAGTGTGATCATCACCGTCACGCATGATCTGGATGCGGCATTTCCGGCACGAGCAATACGCGCAATTGAAGGATGGGACCTTGTGCCGCTTCTTTGCTCGAACGAGATTCCCGTTCCCGGAAGTCTCGCCAAGTGCGTTCGTGTGATGATGTTGGTAAACACGGAAAAGTCTATTCATGAGGTGCGTCATGTATTTCTTGGAGGCGCTGCGGCTCTGAGACCGGACTTGCGTGCCGAAGCAAAATAG
- the aroB gene encoding 3-dehydroquinate synthase, whose product MKCLTVELGERSYPIWIGPGVRQKLADLLQQAGIAPGRKLFVVTDQNIAPLYLEDTVQLLTEGGYAVHHFIVPAGEEAKSLAIYEQIMTEALTIGLDRKSAFLALGGGVVGDLTGFAAATYMRGVAFVQVPTTLLAHDSSVGGKVAVNHPLGKNIIGAFHQPKLVAYDTNALTTLPPREVASGFAEVIKHGLIWDASFVTWLEENADGLQAFDHELLQAALLRACSVKVAVVSQDEREQGLRAILNLGHTFGHAFEALTGYKGINHGEAVAIGMVAAARLAERLGLAENISERTVRVLRQYRLPVALPVPLDVDEMLDVMRRDKKGEGGKLVFVLPTAIGKVDIYKNIEEEPVRAVLAELYEGGEA is encoded by the coding sequence ATGAAGTGTCTGACGGTAGAACTTGGAGAGCGTTCATATCCGATCTGGATCGGACCAGGTGTGCGGCAGAAGCTTGCCGATCTGCTGCAACAAGCAGGCATCGCACCGGGGCGTAAACTGTTTGTCGTAACGGATCAAAATATCGCGCCGCTGTATCTAGAAGATACAGTGCAGCTGTTAACGGAGGGCGGCTATGCCGTCCACCATTTTATCGTTCCGGCAGGAGAAGAAGCGAAAAGTCTGGCAATCTATGAGCAGATTATGACAGAGGCGCTTACAATAGGATTAGACCGCAAATCCGCCTTCCTAGCACTTGGAGGCGGGGTCGTTGGTGACCTTACGGGCTTTGCTGCGGCAACGTACATGCGCGGTGTCGCGTTTGTGCAGGTGCCAACCACGTTGCTTGCCCATGATAGCAGTGTCGGGGGCAAAGTGGCCGTGAATCATCCACTCGGCAAAAATATTATTGGTGCGTTCCACCAGCCGAAGCTCGTCGCGTATGATACAAATGCGCTGACCACACTTCCACCGCGTGAAGTAGCGTCTGGATTCGCAGAAGTGATCAAGCACGGCTTGATCTGGGATGCGTCGTTTGTGACATGGCTTGAGGAGAATGCCGATGGCTTACAGGCGTTCGACCATGAACTGCTGCAGGCAGCCTTGCTTCGTGCTTGCAGTGTGAAGGTTGCCGTCGTATCACAGGATGAGCGTGAACAGGGACTACGCGCTATTTTGAATCTTGGTCATACGTTCGGTCACGCGTTTGAAGCACTGACCGGGTATAAGGGCATTAATCATGGCGAAGCAGTTGCGATCGGTATGGTCGCTGCTGCCCGCCTTGCAGAACGTCTGGGGCTTGCCGAGAATATAAGTGAGCGCACTGTACGTGTGCTGCGTCAATATCGCCTTCCGGTTGCGCTTCCGGTTCCGCTTGATGTGGACGAGATGCTTGATGTAATGCGCCGCGACAAGAAAGGCGAGGGCGGTAAGCTTGTATTTGTATTGCCAACCGCGATTGGGAAAGTTGATATTTATAAAAACATAGAAGAAGAACCGGTGCGCGCTGTGCTCGCCGAACTGTATGAAGGAGGAGAAGCGTAA